aaactttaattaaaaatgctAGCCATATGATTGATTTGGGGAATTTTCATGCCAGATGTGGATTATTTAAAATGGCCAGACTGCCCTAAAACCTGTGACCCAAAGGCTGCTAGAAAGTTTACCAGCTGGGAAATTGATATTTAAAAATCCATTCCTGTATGGTGTTGGTCACGTTCTATTCCTGTTGTGCACTTTCAGCATGCACTGATCTCAACATCCCAAGGGTCTGTAAGCAGTATGATTTGAACATAAGGAGAGTTTATAGATGTAGGGGAGGAATTATTGCAAttaaattacatatatttttatgcttttctagGCCTTTGATTGTTATTGGAGGCTCTTCTGACAGGAATCAGGAAACCATGGGAGCTTTCCAAGAATTCCCACAGGTACACAGAAATATAACTTTCTTCAGAAAGGTTTCAGGTAAATAATTGGTGGTGTGTGTTTGTTAGTAGGAACAACAATCTCCACGCTAACATTTCTGAACAGCTCTTAAAATACTCTTGATTTGCTCCATCTACTGGTTTAAAATTGAAACTCTGTGATGCACCTGATAATTTGGAATGTGTCTGTCTATGCACAGTCATAATAGAATTCATACTTTTTTTCCGGTTCTTGGCTGGTATAAATTGATGTTGCCTGTCTGTTCTGAggtagaaaaaagcaaaataaactttCCAAGAAATAGGTGccacttttccaaaaaaaaaaaaaaagtacttaagcACTTATTTCATTGAGTACAGCTTTAACAGTTTCTACCAGCTGAGGAACTGCATTTTGCTTACTTTTTGTGTGGCAATCTTTCATTTTGTTCATGCTGAAGTGAGACAGAAATGAGCAAAACAGTTTAATAGATCAATATAGTGGTTAtgtgcatttatttgttttaggTGGAAGCTGGTAGGCTGTACAACAAATTAACTGTCCGTCCAAGCAGCCTAGAAGTTATTCCTGCTGTTATTGAAAAGGTATGAAAAATAATAAGCAACAGAACACCAAGTAGCTGTCTTCCCTTGTGTGTTGTGGGgtgggagctttttttttttttttagtagttgtTAATGTAACTAGTTTGATCCTGCAGATGTTAGCAGGTGATAGCTGGTTGAGTACATCTCTCTAACAACCAGCGAGGTTTTTCCTTTGAGTTGTGTTGTGGAACAGGTTAGAAGTAGATTCTGGTCCTGTCTTACTTTAAGCTGCAGCATTTTTCTGTTAGCTTCAGTAAGAAGTGGACAGATTTTTTAGAAGAAATGCTCTTTGGGAGAGGTGCAAGAACTAGGAATGCTGTATCATGAACTTTAGCTCTTTTACCTATGAAGTTCTATTACTAAGTGGTCGCATTATGTGACAGTTTTTATGGGAGGTTTGGTGGGGCAAAAGGAGTGGAGAAAGTtgttgtgtttgtgttttttgagatggagagagagagaaagaagcataTCCTTTTGTCAGGTCCCCAGGAACCATTATAAAAGTCTCATACTTCTGCTGTAGCTACACTTTAGGCATGTCAGCCTAGATTCTGCATCCAGCAATGCTGTTTCAAAAGTGCAACTTAAGCAGAGCATCTACCTATAATAGAACAGCTGGAGTCAAAAGTAATAGAAGATGGAAGCATTGGGGTTCCTCAGGTTCAtgctattttaaatagaaattcagCATGAAAGTTTAATTTAGTAATTCCAGGTACAATACCTGATAATGCAATTATATCTTTGTAAATTAAATAAAGAATTTACAGTCTAATACTGTGCATCCATTAGAATGCTTCAACTGGCATATAAGGGGAAATGTAAATAGCTATCAAAGCTTAAATTTATTGGCATAAACAAATTCATGGGAGCCTTCCTGGTGGATCAGCAAAATGAAACAGGGTGTTCCTTCACTGCATACTGAAGggttttctctgttcctttttttaagtataaagattttttttaaatccttccaaGCAGGGGTTAAAACTGTGGTCATTTGTTTTCTAGGCCGTAAGGACCAGCATATATGGTCGTCCAGGTTCCTGCTATATTGACATACCTGGGGATTTTGTAAATCTTCAGGTGAATAAGAGCTCTGTCAAGTGCGTGCAGGTTATATCCATTATTTTTCAAGTTGTTGAATAAAAGAAATTTTAGTTCTAAGTtccttctgaattttcttttactgttaaACAAGAACAAGAGATTAAATTATCAGTCATAAGGCTGAAGTGATGGTACTTGAAATCCAGCCTCCAGCTGTAACTTTCCATCGTAACATGTCATATAGGTTATAGTTTGTAATGAAATGTGCAAAAATGAATGACATACTATGATGCTAATACAATGATGTCGCTCTCTAATCTCTGGGCAGACCTACCACCATACGAGATAAGCTTAgagtctattttttaaaaatatatcctgtTCTGATAAATTCTGTGAGTAACACTGTGTGCAACAACTATGTGGTTTTATGCTAAAGGACAGGTTTTATCTTTCAGTGTTTCTTGTTTTGCATTGCATCTTCTTTAAAAAGCCTCTTCCATTTTCCTCAACTTCCAGGTACATGGAATGCTGCCTGCCACCTCCCATCAGCATGGCTGAGCAATCTGCTCTATCCAAAGCAGTGTCTCTTATTGCTCATTCCGAGCAGCCTCTGTTAATCATCGGGAAAGGTAGCATGCCTTGATGTAGCTTTGAATGTACGAATGTGGGACAAGAATGACCAAAGTGATTTCTTTTCCCCATAAGCATTAGCCATCTCCTTTTCACTTTCTATAAAACAGCTTCTTTGAAATTTGATGTTAAAATCTCCTCTGTTTCTAGAGTATTTTTATTCTCTTGCATAAATGTTGTTTTTTATCTAGACTAAGAGAAAAGTCTATTGATTAAATATGTGTTAATAGAAGAAATTAGATAACCATTGTCTTAAGCATAGAGCTGGTTCCCACAGATCACTTCAAAAATtccaaacaaatgttttcagaatatGGAAGTGATATTCTCTGTCTCGTATCTGTCTAATGCTCTCTGGCATCTATAGCAAGAATCAGATTGTCTAACCAAAGGTCACTTTACCATGTGGACTTACTGAAAGTGCCAGACTGCCAATGGGGGAGGAGGTGAAGGCACACAGCAGATATTGATGCTGTTACTGCTATTTTACAAACCTGAGATTGTACTCTGTCAGTGCATTTCATTCCTGAAGGAGGTGTCTCAAAAGATGAAAGATAATTATTCTTTGCGCAgttcacttattttttttcctttcctgagggATGGCACTTACTACACCTTTTCTGTTGGAGAGACAGGTTCACTaggaacagaattaaaataaacaacTTGTTTCAGTCAGGCTGTTTTCCTGCAGGCCTGGCTGACTATGAATAAGTGGAAGGGAAATGGAAGGATCTGTATCTTGAAGAGAGAGATTCTGCATTTAACCAGAGTGAAATGGTTGTGATAAGATGGATCTTATCATTGATTAGATAGAAAGTAGGTCAGgaggttttttcctctctggctTGTTAAACATGAATAAAAGGGTATTCTGTGACACTGAGAGGTGGAAAACTCAAAAATACAAAGTTGTGTTTGTTGGTGCCAACAActgagaaatgtgttttcttaaaTCTGCGTAACACAAGTATCTATACTTTCTGCCATATTTTGTTGCCAGccaatttttgaaagaaatagaaGTTTATTTTTCAGAGTTCAAGACTCATTGCACAGAGGCCTGTCACTTGTTCTAGAATTTCTGGGCAACTTTAATTCACCTGCCTTGCACTGAAGATAGCATCAAAGTAAATGTATGCATGGACATGTTGTCTTCACCAGCTCttctctgaatctttttttttttctctctctctgttagaGGCTCATAATTAGACCAGTTTGGGCAGACTGTCATGGAGCATGTGATACAACGTCATGCACAGGGCAAGCGAAAAAGCATATGACGCAAAGGCTTTCTCCTTTTACCACCAGAGAAGTCTCTGCTCCAGAGCACAGAacttccccccaaaaaattgTCATTTAAGATGAGCAAAACCTCTTATTTTTCCCTGGCCTGCCTCTTAGAAATGGCTAGATAATTTCAACTGAAGTCTTGAAATACCTTCCATCAAAAATGTGGGAAATTTGAACTCATTCCTAATTATATTTTGAGTTCTCCAGAATAAAAAATGGCAAGCAGCCTTCATAACAGGAAGTAGTACTCTCTCTGCCAACAATGTAATCACTTAGGCTAACTGAAATTTAGGTGGGTGCACTAGGTTTCTGGGATcacatttttctcttgttttaggCCTTTGTCCAGGAGTGCTCTTAGCCATACTTGTATCTTCAAATATGTGAGTGTTTCAGAGTCACTAAGACTGTTCACATACTGAAGTTATGCAAATCTTTAACTGCCGTGTTGAAACATGAATTACAGAAGATTGTAGTTCGAGTTAGTATTAAGCAGTCTCTTTTGTTTCATTCAGGTGCTGCTTATTCACATGCTGAAAACAACATCAGAAAGTTGGTGGACCTTTGTGGGCTGCCTTTTTTGCCTACACCAATGGCAAAAGGAGTAGTTCCTGATAACCATCCAAACTGTGTAGCTGCAGCAAGATCCACGTAAATATAAAGCGAGGCTTCTAATCCTAACATCTGGGAAACAACTAGGAATTGTGGTGTTTTACAAATACCAGGGAAGACAAAACACATATGGCAAAAGGTTGTTTCAGCTGCATTTTGCACCTCATTTTAGAGCACTGAAGATGTTGCCTGGAAAGAGATAACAAATATAGTTGGATTACTTCTGACATTGCTTAGAATGCTGGCCAGGAAGATATTTTGTCTGAGAGCTAATACTCTATAATTATGAAACCTATGGCAAGTAGATATATCAACGTTGTTTACTGTGTGTTTCATGACATAGAATACAACTGGTAAACAGTTTACATTAACTTAGTGCATGAGTCAAACtgttagctttttcttttaatacctAAATGGAAGCGTAAAATGCAGCATTGCACTTCAAGTTATGCTACCTGCTGCCTTATTTCTGTGGTGTTTGCAATGTACTGTCTTTAAATAGCActctatttaaaaaggaaaaaaaaggcacttcaaaCTACATTGAAGGAGTTTGTTTAAAATCATGTTTATAAGAGCCTGTTTCTGGCTTATGGGAAAATTAATGTGAATGAACCTTCATTAAAGGCTCTTAAAAGCCTCCATAGGTATGAGTATGCATGGAGTTACCTTGCAGATGGAGCATTTGTATACTTTGAGGTTAAAACATTTGATCGCTGTTGAGCACCATAGCTTTATCATTGGTAAGCATGTCGTTAAGAAATGGAGAATGAAAAAATATACCAAATACTGTGTACCCAGCTGAAAGGGAAATTAACGGGAGCTAAACTGAGAGGTCCAAGACAGTCTAGTTTTGGCACTCCCTATTGCCAGTATTCAAGTGGTGGGCGTTTTGCTTTAACCTCAGCATCTTTATAGAATCTTGTTATTCTTCTAGTGTAATGAATCCTTTCCCAAACACAGTACATAGGTAAAATACTAATAAAATTCTTTTCTTGAGTTCCAAAATTCAAGAATGGCTTGATGAATGATTGTATGAAAGAATTTGGGTTCTTGGAGCTAGGCAAACAGCtcagaggaagaaagaattaTTTGTACATTCCTCTTGGGTTTGCTGTGGCGATCAGGATTACTTCTAGTTTTGAAAAAACTATTAAATTCAGCAATATTTTCTCCTCATCTGATTCTCTCATCTCCCTTTATTAGGGCATTGCAGCATGCTGATGTAATCATATTACTTGGTGCCAGGTTGAACTGGATTTTGCACTTTGGCCTTCCACCAAGGTTTCGACAGGATGTAAAGGTTATTCAGGTAAGTAGGAAAACCACTGTCCCTTGAAGGCAGTCCTCTGTGTTCTAGCATTACCTAGAGTAATTAATGATTTTAGTATTCTACTTCTTCAGGTAGAAGTTGTACGTGTGTATGGACAGTGTTATACAATGCATATAGTTACAGTACTTCTGAAGAAGTCAttctgaattcttttcttttttttcacttccttatgttttctgaaaatgtttacagAATTGTTCCAGCTATCAAGGACTTGTGATATATATATTCTCTGTAGAGCACTGAAGTTCCATTGATCAAAAACAAATTTTCTCGAAGTCGTGAAAACCTTTATACTGTTTTACTGCTCTCTCAGCTGgactttttgaaataaaataacctTCAGATCCAGGGTCAGTCAGTCATTAAAAGAGCCCAGTCACTCAGAAATATTAATGGGAAGGGAAGAACAAAGGCTATTTAACTAATTAGTGTATTTGGCAATCTGCCAGCTCTTAGAAGGACAAGTTGTTAAATTGATTATCCTTAAAATTCCTCCCTCAGAATCTATGATCCAAGAACAGTAGTTGATTCAGTGTGCTGACTGGCCTGCTTTCAGTGAGCTTAGTCTCACCTTCCAAACTTCACATATATTCCAGAAGAATAACATAAATTTTTAAACTAGAATTCCTCTAGTTTAATACTAACTCTCTGTCATGGGTTAGTATTAAAATACTAATTCAGTTCACAGTCTGTGAGACCTGGTCATAAATTAGTATTTCACATAACCTTAGAGGTCTCAAGTCATTGATAGGGAAGATTAGGAAGTTCCTTCAGTGCTTAccatttgctttccattttttttcatataagCCAAATTCTTACCATCAAGTAACATTCACAAACTTTCTCAgtaaaaaaattactattttgcATAGACTCTTGAGTATACCCAGACCTAGGCTTTTAGTTCTCATACAAATGTCACTACAACTCACTACTTTCTTCACTTTGTTGTTCTAATAAAGCTCTATGCTGTGTGTAAAAGCATGAAGGAAGCAGATAGTCAGTTTTAAGGACATATATTAAGTTTCATTAAAAGGGATATATATCAtagtttttttaatttgaataaaacatttcttgATGGCACTTCAgtgaaaagcagaggaaattaTCTATACAGCCAAAATAAAGCATAAACGCATTGTTAGAAAATCTTTGTCTTTGTAACTacttgaactgaaaaaaaatttccctTTAATATCCTTCAATTAATGGTggtctttctttttgaaatataGATTGATATTTGTGCAGAAGAGCTGGGGAATAATGTGAGGCCAGCTGCAAGTTTATTAGGTGACATAAACACAGTGACTAAGCAGGTAATGTAATGTCAGGTGTCTTCCTGTTCTGAGTGTGCTTTCCTCTGACTTACATAAAGTCACCAacttataaaataaataactgttCAGGGAAAGACATTTCTCAGGCAACGTAATCAATCTGTGCATCCAGTATAGTCCCAGATTAAATATTAAAGATTCTATTTGGTGTTACCATGATTGGGCTGGGATCTTGCTTGATAACGTTAATCTTGGTGCTTTTGATGTTTTTGGATATGTTGAAAAAAACATGCAATATTTTCATGCTTTCTAGCTTTTAGAAGAATTCAGCAAAAGACCGTGGAAATATCCTTCCAGTTCACTGTGGTGGAAGAGGCtaagagagaaaataatgaacaatgaagaaaaatcaAAGGTAGTGTTATATTAAAGAAACAAGAGGAGGTTTCTTCCCTTAGCAGGTACTAATATTTAGTCAGCTTTAGCACTGATGTGTTTCCTTAACTCCTCAGTTACTTAGGACATTCATATCACCTGGACTTTGAAATTCCATAGCATTCTGGTATAGAATGACTGTTCTCAGGTTTTTAAACTATAAATTATGTCTGTATTCTATGCTTTGTCTAAATCCATACTATGTGGAAGTCATTGAGCCATTGATTGGGTTCGTAAAACCAGTAGTAGAAGACCACATCTAGAGCTACTGTATTGTGAGCACTGCCTTGTAAGCAATGGGCAGGTAGTCTGAGTGGAAGCTGACTTATGTGAAGAtgtgttctttgtttttcttctttagttGTGTGGATCGTAGTGTAACTGTTTAGTAAAGCTGGTGGAAGTATAATCACTTCGGATTATTAAGAGTCAAACCAATGTGTGAATAAATTCATGTCCATCTCAGGTTAAACTGAGTTTGTAGTAGATTCCTGTTGATGATAGGCAAGCCAAGGGAGCTGACTGCTGACATTAGCAAGCCTCTGATAAAACCTTGTGTCGTCAAAACAGATAGGTACAATAAGAGTGACCTTGTTGGCTTCAAACATTGAAGTAGTGCATGGGAGGCGAATTCCTCAACATTGCTTAGGAgagtacatttttattttcatagtatTATTTACATATCTCAGTTCTGTGTCTTACCTTATGTGCATAGGATTTAGTAatatctcttatttttaagggattAGAATTACAGAAATCACTGCCTATGAATTATTACACTGTCTTCCATCATATGAGAGAGCTGTTACCCAGGGACTGCATTTTGGTAAGTGAGGGAGCAAACACCATGGACATTGGACGCACTATGCTTCCAAACTATCATCCCCGTCAAAGGTGAGGTATTTTCTTTGTTGTGCTGTGACCCAGTGGGCTAGATTTATATATAGAATGTTTTCACATAGCCGAGAAGTACAGTGGTCTAGattatttgtaattctttttaaaggatttaaataaaataaatattcaatatGTTGTTGGCTTTTTAGTAGAGGGAGGGATTAAGTCAAGTCAAGTTACCTGCTCTTTACTAATGTCCTGTCCAGTATTGTATTGAATTCCCTAACCTAGATGCTTATATCTGTGCTCAAAGTGAATGGTAAAtgcaactaaaaataaaaaaaaaaaaagtttggagtcTTACTGTGAAATGaaagtttttctttgaaatgtaacaCTTGTATAGGGAGAACTTAAGATGAGTCAACTCGTTcggaaaataagattttatattGAGGACTTTCATGTAAACTTGCATGCCTAAAATTTAGGCACCCAAATTTGGAAGTGCTGGTATGTTACTGTATTAAAGCCAGGCCACAGAGAATTATTATAAGAAGGAGTTAAGTGCTGTTTCTTGACTGGGAAAAAAGTGCATTCTTTCTGCTGAGGCGAAACTTCTGATCTGATGTTGAAGCTTAGAGCCTTCTTATGAAAGTAACACTTACTGTCGTAAATAAACCTAAGTATTTTTTGTGAAGAAAGAATAAAACTTATTTCCAGTGAAGTCTGGGGAAGAGtctgctcttttttcctcttaatggTTGTCTTTTCAGATAGCATTGTGTATATGTGAAAGCAAATTTGAAAAGTTAACCCTAGAATAATCTTGTTCTTTATGTACTTTCGTATCCATTATGTGCTTCTGACCGAAATGATCTAACTTAATTACAGCTTGCAATTTGATTTCAAAGTTGAACAGAAGACTAGAATTTGAATAGCATGATTTAACTGATGGCTTTCAGACTTCTAGTTAAATTTTCAGGGAATTAAATGCAGAAAGATTTCATGTAGTCTGCCTATCTCTACCATAATTGAATGTGGTTGAAATATTGTTACTATGCAACCTAAAAGCACACAAGAATACTTCTTTCTTTATTGTAGTACTACTATAAGAGTTCCTGCTaatagctattttattttaattagagTTCAAGTATGTGTATCTCATTTAAAACATCTGCAATGTTGATCACATGTTTGACTGAAAAAGTAGCCTTTCCAGGCAAGGAGCAAACACtataacaataataatatttaCATCTGGCATCTCTTTATACCAGTGTTTTTATGAAACAGTATTTGTACATGATGAATTCTTAAAGATAAGTCATCATGGATTAATCGAACTATATGAATTTTTCTGCATAAAGGAATAGtaattctgtgttttctcctCCAGACTTGATGCAGGTACATTTGGAACAATGGGAGTCGGACTGGGTTTTGCTATAGCCGCTGCAATGGTGGCTAAAGATAGAACACCTGAAAAACGAGTGATCTGCGTAGAAGGAGATAGTGCTTTTGGGTTTTCTGGCATGGAATTGGAAACTATTTGCAGGTAGCCGTTTCTTGTTCGAGAAAACCCTCTTTGTGTATTGCCATAATCAAGTTAACTAGAAGGCCAGGGAGACTGTTGTTAGGGTGTTCTTAAAAATTAATGGGAAACAAGCTAAAATATACATGTAGTCATTCTACACGTAGTCATAGTAATTTACACTTAACTGATATTCAAGGATtgtctcctccaagctcaagaacagtccaTCTTAATGAGCAGGAAATTGAGCAAagagggcaggggagctgcatggatgaacaagttgctcctggcaaaactcaaacattaaaaaggaagtgtacaaaggtggaagcagagacaggtaacctgggaggaatatagggataTTGTCTGAGTAcgcagggatgggactaggaaggccaaaGCCCATCTGTAGTTTAATCTGATGAgagatgtcaaggacaacaagaagggcttctataaatacatcagtagcTAAAGGAAAACTAGGGAAGAtacgggcctgctgctgaataGGGCAAGGGCCATGGtgaaaaaggacacagaaaaggctgaggtactgaatgcctctTTGCCTCACTCTTTACtgtaagaccagccctcaggaatctgagaccctggagaccagagagaaagtctggagaaaggaagactctTTGTTAGTGGAGGAGGATCAgtttagggatcacttaagcaaagtGGATATGCACAGTACCTGATGAGtacacccacaagtgctgagggagatggCCAGTGTCATTGCAAGGGCACTCTCAATCATATTGGAAAAGTTACGGTGATCAAGAGacgtgcctgaggactggaagaaagcaaatgtcactccagtcttcaaaaaggtcAAGAAGGAGGACCCGGGGAACTacaagccagtcagcctcacttcgaTCCCtgagaaggtgatggagcagctcatcctgaaCGCTAtgtctaagcatgtgaaggacgAGAAGGTGATCAGTTGttagcatggattcacaaagagGAGATCACACTtcaccaacctgatagccttcttacgatggaatgactggctgggtaaatgaggggagagcagtggatgttgtctaccttgacttcagtaaggcttttgacactgtctcccataacatcctcatggacaagctgatgaagtacaggctggATGAGCAGACAgtaaggtggattgaaaactggctgaatggcagagctcagagggctgtgatcagtggtgcaaaggcTAGCTAGAGCCAAGTacctagcggtgtcccccagagGTCAATAATGGTCCCAACCTGTTCAATTTATTCATCAGTGACTTGGATGATGGGGCAGAACACAACCTCAGGAAGTTTGCTGATGGTCCAAAATgggaaggagtggctgatgcagcagagggctgtgctgccgttcagcaGGACCTCAAcatgctggagaaatgggcagagaggaagcttatggagttcagcaaagggaagtgctgagtcctgcacatgggaaggaataaccccatgcaccagtacaggcttggggctgaccagctggagagcagctttgcagaaaaggccctggggtcctggtggacaacaagttgccCATGAGCCAGCGATACgcctttgtggccaagaaggcctatggtatcctgggttgcattagaaagagcgttgccagcagattgagggaggtgatcctccccctctcctcagccctggggaggccacatctggagtggtgtgtccagttctgggctccccagtacaagagacatggagatactggagtgagtccatgGAAGGGTGCTAAGATGAttcagggactggagcatctcttatatgagaaaagacagagagctgggactgttcagcctgcagaagagaaggctgaggggggatcttatcttTGTATATAAATATCTCAAGGGAGGTTGTAAAGAAGTCAGAGCCAGACACTTCTCAGTGGTGCtaagtgacaggacaagaggccatgggcacaaactgaaacataggaagttcCATCTCaatctaaggaaaaacttttttactgtgagggtgactgagcattggaacaaattgcccagagaggttgtagtctccttccttggagataatcaaaagCCATTGGACATAGCCCTGGGAagcctgctccaggtgaccctgcttgagcagggagtttgtactagatgatctctaaaggtcccttccaatctcagccATTcgatgattctgtgatttttttcctctatctaGTGTTCTGACATAATGTATTACCAGTGGTGAGTAGATCATGTTTCACGTGGAAgtgactttttaaattattttatttttaatggaagtaaCACTTTTTAACACCTTacagaaagatattttcaaaCTCTTCCAAATATCTCTCTTTGTAGATACAACTTGCCAGTCCTGATTATTGTAGTGAACAACAATGGGATTTACACTGGTTTGGATACAGATGCTTGGAGGGAGATGTTAAAGTTTGGAGAGCCTGCTACATGGTGAGTGCCTTCAAAGTATGTCCTGTTAATTAAGGAAGAAGTAACCAAACTGATCATTCTGTATACtgttaaaatatataatataacaAATACTGTTAATGTTTCCTGATCCAGATTAAAATCTGTCATGAAGTGAACTTAATCCTAAAATAAGTTCATCTAAATAAGTAGATATCAAAAACAACCAACCTATTTGCTGATTATTGTTTACACAACAGTGTAGCAGAGAGATGACTCAATTAGTTGTTTCAGGCTCCTGCAGCACTACAGGCCCCACAGTTCAGAGTACACAGTGAGCTAATCTCCAAAATGATGATAACCTCAAAAATTACCTGACATCTTAAGCTTGTGTTGTTACAATGGGCTTCTGGTTTTGGAGGCAAGATCTCTGTATGAAGAGAGCTCAGCTAAAGCCCTGCTCAAGAGTGTCTACAGAACATGAAAATCAATAATGCTAAAAATCAATAATGCTATAAACATAGCTTAAGCGGTATAGGAAACAAAGTTTCCCAGCTCAGAAGACTTCATCAGGCCAGCACAAGAA
This Dromaius novaehollandiae isolate bDroNov1 chromosome 2, bDroNov1.hap1, whole genome shotgun sequence DNA region includes the following protein-coding sequences:
- the HACL1 gene encoding 2-hydroxyacyl-CoA lyase 1 isoform X2 produces the protein MNNLPGVCLVVSGPGFLHALGGMANANMNCWPLIVIGGSSDRNQETMGAFQEFPQVEAGRLYNKLTVRPSSLEVIPAVIEKAVRTSIYGRPGSCYIDIPGDFVNLQVNKSSVKYMECCLPPPISMAEQSALSKAVSLIAHSEQPLLIIGKGAAYSHAENNIRKLVDLCGLPFLPTPMAKGVVPDNHPNCVAAARSTALQHADVIILLGARLNWILHFGLPPRFRQDVKVIQIDICAEELGNNVRPAASLLGDINTVTKQLLEEFSKRPWKYPSSSLWWKRLREKIMNNEEKSKGLELQKSLPMNYYTVFHHMRELLPRDCILVSEGANTMDIGRTMLPNYHPRQRLDAGTFGTMGVGLGFAIAAAMVAKDRTPEKRVICVEGDSAFGFSGMELETICRYNLPVLIIVVNNNGIYTGLDTDAWREMLKFGEPATCIPPVSLLPNSHYEQIMSAFGGKGYFVKTPEELQNALKASMADKQTPSLINVMIDPQSERKKQEFPWLTRSNM
- the HACL1 gene encoding 2-hydroxyacyl-CoA lyase 1 isoform X1 → MASGSGAEGEAVSGAQLIAESLKAQNIEYMFGIVGIPITEIAVAAQAIGIKYIGMRNEQSACYAASAVGYLTGRPGVCLVVSGPGFLHALGGMANANMNCWPLIVIGGSSDRNQETMGAFQEFPQVEAGRLYNKLTVRPSSLEVIPAVIEKAVRTSIYGRPGSCYIDIPGDFVNLQVNKSSVKYMECCLPPPISMAEQSALSKAVSLIAHSEQPLLIIGKGAAYSHAENNIRKLVDLCGLPFLPTPMAKGVVPDNHPNCVAAARSTALQHADVIILLGARLNWILHFGLPPRFRQDVKVIQIDICAEELGNNVRPAASLLGDINTVTKQLLEEFSKRPWKYPSSSLWWKRLREKIMNNEEKSKGLELQKSLPMNYYTVFHHMRELLPRDCILVSEGANTMDIGRTMLPNYHPRQRLDAGTFGTMGVGLGFAIAAAMVAKDRTPEKRVICVEGDSAFGFSGMELETICRYNLPVLIIVVNNNGIYTGLDTDAWREMLKFGEPATCIPPVSLLPNSHYEQIMSAFGGKGYFVKTPEELQNALKASMADKQTPSLINVMIDPQSERKKQEFPWLTRSNM
- the HACL1 gene encoding 2-hydroxyacyl-CoA lyase 1 isoform X3 translates to MANANMNCWPLIVIGGSSDRNQETMGAFQEFPQVEAGRLYNKLTVRPSSLEVIPAVIEKAVRTSIYGRPGSCYIDIPGDFVNLQVNKSSVKYMECCLPPPISMAEQSALSKAVSLIAHSEQPLLIIGKGAAYSHAENNIRKLVDLCGLPFLPTPMAKGVVPDNHPNCVAAARSTALQHADVIILLGARLNWILHFGLPPRFRQDVKVIQIDICAEELGNNVRPAASLLGDINTVTKQLLEEFSKRPWKYPSSSLWWKRLREKIMNNEEKSKGLELQKSLPMNYYTVFHHMRELLPRDCILVSEGANTMDIGRTMLPNYHPRQRLDAGTFGTMGVGLGFAIAAAMVAKDRTPEKRVICVEGDSAFGFSGMELETICRYNLPVLIIVVNNNGIYTGLDTDAWREMLKFGEPATCIPPVSLLPNSHYEQIMSAFGGKGYFVKTPEELQNALKASMADKQTPSLINVMIDPQSERKKQEFPWLTRSNM